The following coding sequences are from one Frigoribacterium sp. Leaf415 window:
- the nadD gene encoding nicotinate-nucleotide adenylyltransferase codes for MVVTGATVPDGEGVRRPRVGIMGGTFDPIHHGHLVAASEVAQSFHLDEVVFVPTGQPWMKPEVSEAEHRYLMTVIATASNPTFTVSRVDVDREGPTYTIDTLRDIRRLRPTAELFFITGADAVAQILDWKDVQELWDLAHFVAVSRPGHDLSVSGLPESDVSLLEVPALAISSTDCRARVGRDFPVWYLVPDGVVQYISKHHLYRSVS; via the coding sequence ATGGTCGTGACGGGCGCCACCGTGCCCGACGGCGAGGGCGTCAGGCGACCCCGCGTCGGCATCATGGGCGGCACGTTCGACCCGATCCACCACGGGCACCTGGTCGCGGCCAGCGAGGTCGCGCAGTCGTTCCACCTCGACGAGGTCGTCTTCGTGCCGACCGGCCAACCGTGGATGAAGCCCGAGGTCAGCGAGGCCGAGCACCGCTACCTCATGACGGTCATCGCCACGGCGTCCAACCCGACCTTCACGGTCAGCCGCGTCGACGTCGACCGCGAGGGTCCGACCTACACCATCGACACCCTGCGCGACATCCGTCGCCTGCGTCCGACGGCCGAGCTCTTCTTCATCACCGGCGCCGACGCCGTGGCCCAGATCCTCGACTGGAAAGACGTCCAAGAGCTCTGGGACCTCGCCCACTTCGTCGCCGTCTCCCGTCCGGGGCACGACCTCAGCGTTAGCGGTTTGCCCGAGAGCGACGTAAGCTTGCTCGAAGTCCCCGCACTGGCCATCTCGTCGACCGATTGCCGCGCCCGGGTGGGTCGAGACTTTCCGGTGTGGTACTTGGTCCCCGACGGCGTCGTCCAGTACATCTCCAAGCACCATCTGTATCGGAGCGTTTCATGA
- a CDS encoding glutamate-5-semialdehyde dehydrogenase, translated as MSLIDAPAPSLTDKLTAAKAASRVLATATADRKDAGLRAVAAALVANVDRIVAANELDLANARENGVGASLQDRLRLDSGRLAGLASATELVASLVDPVGESVRGKVLPNGLRLDQVRVPFGVVGAIYEARPNVTVDIAALALKSGNAAVLRGGSAAQQSNRVLVEVMREALAEVGLPADAVVTIDEFGRDGAGELMRARGLVDVLIPRGSAELIDTVVRESTVPVIETGAGVVHVFLDASADEGWAVDIVQNAKVQRPSVCNALETLLVHRDAADRLLRPVLGALRASGVTIHGDRRTLEVFPDGVPATDDDWATEYMGLDLAVRVVADVDEAMAHIARWSTHHTESIVTNDLATAERFLAEVDSAVVMVNASTRFTDGGEFGFGAEVGISTQKLHARGPMGLAELTSTKWVVRGQGQVRG; from the coding sequence ATGTCGCTCATCGATGCCCCGGCCCCGTCGCTCACCGACAAGCTGACCGCCGCCAAGGCCGCCTCGCGCGTGCTCGCCACCGCGACGGCCGACCGCAAGGACGCGGGGTTGCGGGCCGTCGCCGCCGCCCTGGTCGCGAACGTCGACCGCATCGTCGCGGCCAACGAGCTCGATCTGGCGAACGCGCGCGAGAACGGCGTCGGTGCGTCACTCCAGGACCGCCTGCGACTCGACTCCGGTCGACTGGCCGGGCTCGCGTCGGCCACCGAGCTGGTGGCCTCGCTCGTCGACCCGGTCGGCGAGTCGGTGCGGGGCAAGGTGCTGCCGAACGGGCTGCGCCTCGACCAGGTCCGCGTGCCGTTCGGTGTGGTGGGTGCGATCTACGAGGCCCGGCCCAACGTGACGGTGGACATCGCGGCGCTCGCCCTGAAGAGCGGCAACGCGGCCGTCCTGCGCGGCGGCAGCGCGGCGCAGCAGTCCAACCGCGTGCTGGTCGAGGTCATGCGCGAGGCGCTGGCCGAGGTGGGACTGCCCGCCGACGCCGTCGTCACCATCGACGAGTTCGGCCGCGACGGGGCCGGTGAGCTGATGCGGGCCCGAGGGCTGGTCGACGTGCTGATCCCACGGGGCAGCGCCGAATTGATCGACACCGTCGTCCGCGAGTCGACGGTGCCGGTCATCGAGACCGGAGCCGGGGTCGTTCACGTCTTCCTCGACGCCAGCGCCGACGAGGGCTGGGCCGTCGACATCGTGCAGAACGCCAAGGTGCAGCGGCCGAGCGTGTGCAACGCCCTCGAGACGCTGCTCGTCCACCGCGACGCGGCGGACCGCCTGCTGCGACCGGTGCTGGGTGCCCTGCGCGCCTCCGGGGTGACGATCCACGGCGACCGGCGCACGCTCGAGGTGTTCCCGGACGGCGTGCCGGCCACCGACGACGACTGGGCGACGGAGTACATGGGGCTCGACCTCGCGGTCCGGGTCGTGGCCGACGTCGACGAGGCCATGGCCCACATCGCCCGATGGTCGACCCACCACACCGAGTCGATCGTGACCAACGACCTGGCGACCGCCGAGCGGTTCCTCGCCGAGGTCGACAGCGCGGTCGTCATGGTCAACGCCTCGACCCGCTTCACCGACGGCGGCGAGTTCGGCTTCGGGGCCGAGGTCGGCATCTCGACTCAGAAGCTCCACGCCCGTGGACCGATGGGGCTCGCCGAACTCACGAGCACCAAATGGGTCGTGCGGGGCCAGGGCCAGGTGCGCGGGTAG
- the proB gene encoding glutamate 5-kinase yields MTGGVVDRAGLGTARRIVVKVGSSSISGENAGQIEPLVDALAATYGRGAQVVLVSSGAIATGLPHLRVDSRPTDLATQQAAAAVGQNVLIYRYQQSLRRYGIVAGQVLLTAGDMQNPTHRSNAQRAMERLLELRILPIVNENDTVATHEIRFGDNDRLAALVSQLIGADALVLLSDVDALYTRPPHEPGAVALVDVPFGDELAGVTFGEAGAAGVGTGGAGTKVAAARFAAEAGTPVLVTSTGNVARALAGEQVGTFFEAAGAAGSGPAAGDAGSAGERPA; encoded by the coding sequence GTGACCGGGGGCGTCGTCGACCGCGCCGGCCTCGGTACGGCCCGTCGCATCGTGGTCAAGGTCGGCTCGTCGTCGATCAGTGGTGAGAACGCGGGCCAGATCGAGCCGCTGGTCGACGCCCTCGCCGCGACGTACGGTCGAGGTGCCCAGGTCGTGCTCGTCTCGTCCGGGGCCATCGCCACGGGCCTGCCGCACCTGCGGGTCGACTCCCGGCCGACCGACCTCGCGACCCAGCAGGCGGCCGCCGCCGTCGGGCAGAACGTCCTCATCTACCGGTACCAGCAAAGTCTGCGCCGCTACGGCATCGTGGCCGGGCAGGTGCTGTTGACCGCCGGCGACATGCAGAACCCGACGCACCGCAGCAACGCCCAGCGCGCCATGGAGCGCCTGCTCGAACTGCGCATCCTGCCGATCGTCAACGAGAACGACACCGTCGCCACCCACGAGATCCGCTTCGGCGACAACGACCGGCTCGCGGCGCTGGTGTCGCAGCTGATCGGTGCCGACGCGCTCGTGCTGCTCAGCGACGTCGACGCCCTGTACACCCGGCCGCCGCACGAACCCGGCGCCGTCGCCCTCGTCGACGTGCCCTTCGGGGACGAGCTCGCCGGGGTCACCTTCGGCGAGGCCGGCGCGGCCGGCGTCGGGACCGGAGGCGCGGGCACGAAGGTCGCGGCCGCCCGGTTCGCGGCCGAGGCCGGCACACCCGTCCTCGTGACGAGCACCGGCAACGTCGCCCGGGCCCTCGCGGGCGAGCAGGTCGGCACCTTCTTCGAGGCGGCGGGAGCCGCGGGGTCGGGACCTGCGGCGGGGGACGCCGGGTCCGCGGGCGAGCGACCGGCCTGA
- the obgE gene encoding GTPase ObgE, with amino-acid sequence MATFVDQVTLHLRAGNGGNGCVSVKREKFKPLAGPDGGNGGHGGDVVIVSDSGVTTLLGFHRAPHRSSDNGGFGMGDHRAGTNGETLELVVPVGTVVKSADGTELIDMVEPGMRYVAAEGGIGGLGNAALSSTKRKAPGFALLGTPGWAGDVLLELKVVADIALVGYPSAGKSSLVAALSAAKPKIADYPFTTLHPNLGVVESGDTRYTVADVPGLIEGASEGKGLGLEFLRHVERCSALLHVLDCATLDPGRDPLTDLDVILRELEAYPVPDGQKPLLDRPQLIALNKVDVPDGRELADFVTPELEVRGYRVFEISAVSHEGLRNLSFALAEVVETSRAEIAARPAPPRIVMRPRAVNEKPFVIRVEGGTYGNVYRILGQKPERWVVQTDFNNEEAVGYLADRLNAIGVEDALFKAGAQAGSTVVIGPEGGIVFDWEPTLTSTAELMTSARGTDPRLIQNDRPTRNQRREEYFERMDAKAEARAELQRERAAGLWTDDEGFLVKEGDDVEGDERA; translated from the coding sequence ATGGCCACATTCGTCGACCAAGTGACCCTCCACCTCCGCGCCGGCAACGGCGGCAACGGCTGCGTGTCCGTCAAGCGCGAGAAGTTCAAGCCGCTGGCCGGCCCCGACGGGGGCAACGGCGGTCACGGCGGCGACGTCGTCATCGTCAGCGACAGCGGCGTCACGACGCTGCTCGGGTTCCACCGTGCCCCGCACCGGTCCAGTGACAACGGCGGCTTCGGCATGGGAGACCACCGTGCCGGCACGAACGGCGAGACCCTCGAGCTCGTCGTCCCCGTGGGCACGGTCGTCAAGTCCGCCGACGGCACCGAGCTGATCGACATGGTCGAGCCCGGCATGCGCTACGTCGCCGCCGAGGGCGGCATCGGCGGGCTGGGCAACGCGGCCCTCTCGTCGACCAAGCGCAAGGCCCCCGGCTTCGCCCTGCTGGGCACCCCCGGCTGGGCCGGGGACGTGCTTCTCGAACTGAAGGTCGTCGCCGACATCGCCCTGGTGGGCTACCCGTCGGCCGGCAAGTCGAGCCTCGTCGCCGCCCTGTCGGCCGCGAAGCCGAAGATCGCCGACTACCCCTTCACGACGCTGCACCCCAACCTCGGCGTCGTCGAGTCGGGTGACACGCGCTACACGGTCGCCGACGTCCCCGGGCTGATCGAGGGTGCCAGCGAGGGCAAGGGGCTCGGGCTCGAGTTCCTGCGCCACGTCGAGCGCTGCTCGGCGCTGCTGCACGTCCTCGACTGCGCGACCCTCGACCCGGGCCGCGACCCGCTGACCGACCTCGACGTCATCCTGCGCGAACTCGAGGCCTATCCCGTCCCCGACGGTCAGAAGCCGCTGCTCGACCGCCCGCAGCTGATCGCGCTCAACAAGGTCGACGTGCCCGACGGTCGCGAGCTGGCCGACTTCGTCACGCCCGAGCTCGAGGTCCGCGGCTACCGGGTCTTCGAGATCTCCGCCGTGAGCCACGAGGGCCTGCGCAACCTGTCCTTCGCCCTGGCCGAGGTCGTCGAGACCAGCCGGGCCGAGATCGCGGCGCGCCCCGCGCCTCCTCGCATCGTCATGCGCCCCCGCGCCGTCAACGAGAAGCCCTTCGTCATCAGGGTCGAGGGCGGCACCTACGGCAACGTGTACCGCATCCTGGGCCAGAAGCCCGAGCGCTGGGTCGTGCAGACCGACTTCAACAACGAAGAGGCCGTGGGGTACCTCGCCGACCGGCTCAACGCCATCGGCGTCGAGGACGCCCTGTTCAAGGCCGGCGCGCAGGCCGGTTCGACGGTCGTCATCGGCCCCGAGGGCGGCATCGTCTTCGACTGGGAGCCCACCCTCACCTCGACGGCCGAGCTGATGACGAGCGCCCGTGGCACCGACCCGCGCCTGATCCAGAACGACCGCCCGACCCGCAACCAGCGTCGTGAGGAGTATTTCGAGCGCATGGACGCCAAGGCCGAGGCCCGCGCCGAGCTGCAGCGCGAGCGCGCTGCCGGCCTGTGGACCGACGACGAGGGGTTCCTGGTGAAAGAGGGCGACGACGTCGAAGGCGACGAGCGGGCGTGA
- the rpmA gene encoding 50S ribosomal protein L27: MAHKKGASSTRNGRDSNAQRLGVKRFGGQVVLAGEIIVRQRGTHFHPGVNVGRGGDDTLFALAPGSVEFGAKGGRKVVNIVASTTATV; encoded by the coding sequence ATGGCACACAAAAAGGGCGCATCGTCCACCCGCAACGGTCGTGACTCGAACGCGCAGCGCCTCGGCGTGAAGCGCTTCGGCGGCCAGGTCGTCCTGGCCGGCGAGATCATCGTCCGTCAGCGCGGCACCCACTTCCACCCCGGCGTGAACGTCGGCCGCGGCGGCGACGACACCCTCTTCGCCCTCGCCCCCGGCTCGGTCGAGTTCGGCGCCAAGGGCGGCCGCAAGGTCGTCAACATCGTCGCCTCCACGACGGCGACGGTCTAG
- the rplU gene encoding 50S ribosomal protein L21, producing MVYAVVRAGGRQEKVEVGTIVTLDRLKAAEGDAITLPAVLHVDGDTVTSAADDLAKITVTAEVLNDLRGPKIVIQNYKNKTGYKRRMGFRADLTRVKITSIN from the coding sequence ATGGTCTACGCAGTCGTGCGCGCCGGTGGTCGGCAGGAGAAGGTCGAGGTCGGCACGATCGTCACCCTCGATCGCCTCAAGGCCGCCGAGGGCGACGCCATCACCCTTCCCGCCGTCCTCCACGTCGACGGTGACACGGTCACCTCGGCCGCCGACGACCTGGCGAAGATCACCGTGACCGCCGAGGTGCTGAACGACCTGCGCGGCCCGAAGATCGTCATCCAGAACTACAAGAACAAGACCGGTTACAAGCGTCGCATGGGCTTCCGTGCCGACCTGACCCGCGTCAAGATCACCTCGATCAACTGA
- a CDS encoding DUF4031 domain-containing protein, with amino-acid sequence MILIDEAVWPAHDTLWAHLVSDDSYDELHAFAARHGIPRRGFDHDHYDVPESRRADLIAGGAVAVTGLDLARRLERSGLRVSQRVKRGLTA; translated from the coding sequence GTGATCCTGATCGACGAGGCCGTGTGGCCGGCCCACGACACCCTGTGGGCACACCTGGTGAGCGACGACTCGTACGACGAGTTGCACGCCTTCGCCGCGCGTCACGGCATCCCCCGCCGCGGCTTCGACCACGACCACTACGACGTGCCCGAGTCACGACGGGCCGACTTGATCGCCGGGGGCGCCGTCGCCGTGACGGGCCTCGACCTGGCCCGCCGTCTCGAGCGCAGCGGACTACGGGTGTCCCAGCGGGTCAAACGCGGTCTCACGGCCTGA
- a CDS encoding TIGR03943 family putative permease subunit, producing the protein MSPSPAPGPWRRLLDRWQGVLLTLVVGVATLWLAATGQLVLYIHPRYDVFTVVMILIGIALSLATLAFSPVRDDDAHDGHDHDHDHDGRLAAAEVPAAEGALRPRRRRPVATGARRLAFSAGVAVTAAIAIAVVALPPATLTSATAGQRDVNSSTAALDRTTVADATGASSDAYRSFSVLDWAGLLRQTTDLAFYEGKTADVVGFVTPSDTDPDDVFYVSRFVITCCAVDAQPVGVPVYLPGWQDQVAADDWVEVTGGFDTNRSSSSQDPVALVPDDVTTVGQPSDPYLY; encoded by the coding sequence ATGTCGCCTAGCCCTGCTCCCGGCCCCTGGCGCCGACTGCTCGACCGGTGGCAGGGGGTGCTGCTGACGCTCGTCGTCGGCGTCGCGACCCTCTGGCTCGCCGCGACCGGCCAGCTCGTGCTGTACATCCACCCCCGGTACGACGTCTTCACGGTCGTGATGATCCTCATCGGCATCGCGTTGTCGCTGGCCACGCTGGCGTTCTCGCCCGTCCGGGACGACGACGCGCACGACGGCCACGACCACGACCACGACCACGACGGACGTCTCGCCGCGGCCGAGGTGCCCGCGGCCGAGGGCGCCCTCCGCCCGCGCCGACGCCGGCCGGTCGCCACGGGTGCCCGCCGCCTCGCCTTCTCGGCGGGCGTCGCCGTCACCGCGGCCATCGCGATCGCCGTCGTCGCCCTGCCCCCGGCCACCCTCACCAGTGCCACGGCCGGCCAGCGCGACGTGAACTCGTCGACCGCGGCGCTCGACCGCACGACCGTGGCCGACGCGACCGGCGCCTCCTCGGACGCCTACCGGTCGTTCAGCGTCCTCGACTGGGCCGGCCTGCTGCGGCAGACGACCGACCTCGCCTTCTACGAGGGCAAGACCGCCGACGTAGTCGGCTTCGTCACGCCGTCCGACACCGACCCCGACGACGTCTTCTACGTCTCGCGCTTCGTCATCACCTGCTGCGCGGTCGACGCCCAGCCCGTCGGCGTGCCGGTCTACCTGCCGGGCTGGCAGGACCAGGTCGCCGCCGACGACTGGGTCGAGGTCACGGGTGGCTTCGACACCAACCGCAGCAGCTCGAGCCAGGACCCCGTCGCCCTCGTGCCCGACGACGTCACGACCGTGGGACAGCCCAGTGACCCGTACCTCTACTGA
- a CDS encoding permease, with protein MSAPVQERTEHAGHGVGRRARRAPSRVPLLVAGGLVLAVLVAVRLASPLLGPGLLPNALQDFVTLTISVIVESMPFVLLGIVLSIVVQEWLPQAFFSSWLPKRGLPRRAVISFLGMFLPVCECGNVPLARGLVLKGFTVSESMTFLLAAPILNPITIITTHQAFGWDNGILVARLIGGFVIANLIGWLFSKHPNQQSLLTSSFAAECRVDDGHAHGRGRTAKSVDLFRREMSTMMPALFIGAAIAGAIQTIVPRSVLVTLGSNPVWSVLAMMVLAFVISICSNVDAFFVLPFASTFMPGGIAAFLVFGPIIDVKMLALLRTTYTPKVLGQVTLVVALTSAAIGLVVNYVA; from the coding sequence ATGAGCGCTCCCGTCCAGGAGCGCACCGAGCACGCCGGGCACGGCGTCGGTCGTCGTGCGCGCCGGGCGCCGTCGCGCGTCCCCCTGCTCGTGGCCGGAGGGCTCGTGCTCGCCGTGCTCGTGGCGGTCCGCCTCGCCTCGCCCCTGCTCGGCCCGGGTCTGCTGCCGAACGCACTGCAGGACTTCGTCACGCTGACCATCAGCGTCATCGTCGAGTCCATGCCGTTCGTCCTGCTCGGCATCGTGCTGTCCATCGTCGTTCAGGAGTGGCTGCCGCAGGCGTTCTTCTCGTCCTGGCTGCCCAAGAGGGGGCTGCCCCGTCGCGCGGTCATCTCGTTCCTCGGCATGTTCCTGCCGGTCTGCGAGTGCGGCAACGTGCCGTTGGCGCGCGGCCTCGTGCTCAAGGGCTTCACGGTCTCGGAGTCCATGACCTTCCTGCTGGCGGCGCCGATCCTCAACCCGATCACGATCATCACCACGCACCAGGCGTTCGGGTGGGACAACGGCATCCTCGTGGCCCGGCTGATCGGCGGGTTCGTCATCGCGAACCTGATCGGCTGGCTGTTCAGCAAGCACCCGAACCAGCAGAGCCTGCTCACCTCGTCGTTCGCGGCCGAGTGCCGGGTCGACGACGGCCACGCGCACGGGCGGGGTCGCACGGCGAAGAGCGTCGACCTGTTCCGCCGCGAGATGTCGACGATGATGCCGGCGCTCTTCATCGGGGCGGCCATCGCCGGCGCGATCCAGACGATCGTGCCGCGGTCGGTGCTCGTGACGCTCGGCAGCAACCCGGTCTGGTCGGTGCTGGCGATGATGGTGCTGGCCTTCGTCATCTCGATCTGCTCGAACGTCGACGCGTTCTTCGTGTTGCCGTTCGCCTCGACGTTCATGCCCGGCGGCATCGCCGCCTTCCTCGTCTTCGGCCCCATCATCGACGTCAAGATGCTGGCCCTGCTGCGGACGACCTACACACCCAAGGTGCTCGGGCAGGTCACCCTCGTGGTGGCCCTGACGAGTGCCGCGATCGGACTGGTGGTCAACTATGTCGCCTAG
- a CDS encoding Rne/Rng family ribonuclease, which translates to MFAGLRARQAAVDAASATTPAAQQPALPSPVRTTDDAQEASPVTHETETTDEQVAAQAPTSEPFTTDAVAEAFVATATRPAQADDESSASPIPANLTTTTLIFHAPEITVLPARPGRRQRDDRDDRYDRDDSWDDDRDGDDDRDERDDRDDREQQPASRRRQRGRSQDREERDSETRGRDRDRAPRQAELITEPQRIKGSTRLEAKKQRRRDGRDAGRRRTVITEAEFLARRESVDRKMIVRSSGDRIEIGVMEDGTLAEHYVAKAQNVSLIGNVYLGRVQNVLPSMEAAFVDIGRGRNAVLYSGEVDWDSLTTGNQPRRIELALKPGDRVLVQVTKDPVGHKGARLTSQISLPGRYLVYVPNGSMNGISRKLPDTERARLKKILKEALPENTGVIVRTAAEGATEEQLTLDVKRLTNQWADIEKKVAAGNAPNQLHSEPDLLIKIVRDVFNEDFHEMVIDGDEAFDTLQSYLSAVAPDLMDRVKRYEGDKDAFDEYRLNEQIEKALDRKVWLPSGGSLVIDRTEAMTVVDVNTGKFVGSGGNLEETVTKNNLEAAEEIVRQLRLRDIGGIIVVDFIDMVLESNRDLVLRRLVECLSRDRTKHQVAEVTSLGLVQMTRKKLGLGLAESFSEAGSAARVQEQQPRKGGQQGDRRRGGQAGGSGKSGGNGHNTGAGAGTAPQSGRGGPSAPTGGAHPTTGTHAITDDVKNALSRIAASTIAHAEEGGVKDDDAASQAAAAVEAAIDAAAAGATKAEPAAETTGDTTDDGRRGRSGRKGRRGSSRAAREAGETTDESARAESAPAESTTTDSSAGVIEIPAAAPAERSAPAAAEAAPVDEPTEAPVAKTTERRRSSATVSTPDATVAILDIPVATTRREPRRISSQDAEQLLDSVLGALPEPKQPGQGRSRSRRASSQGTTAAAPAEPTASGESGPFILGVGVSSDDL; encoded by the coding sequence TTGTTCGCAGGCCTCAGGGCTCGCCAGGCGGCGGTCGACGCCGCCTCGGCGACGACCCCGGCCGCGCAGCAGCCAGCACTCCCTTCACCCGTCCGGACGACAGACGACGCCCAGGAGGCATCACCCGTGACCCACGAGACCGAGACCACCGACGAGCAGGTCGCGGCCCAGGCCCCGACCTCCGAGCCGTTCACCACCGACGCCGTCGCCGAGGCGTTCGTCGCCACGGCGACCCGGCCGGCCCAGGCGGACGACGAATCGTCCGCGTCGCCGATCCCGGCGAACCTGACGACCACGACGCTGATCTTCCACGCACCCGAGATCACCGTCCTGCCGGCACGCCCCGGGCGACGACAGCGCGACGACCGCGACGACCGGTACGACCGCGACGATTCGTGGGACGACGACCGCGATGGCGACGACGACCGTGACGAGCGCGACGACCGTGACGACCGCGAGCAGCAGCCCGCCTCACGCCGCCGTCAGCGCGGCCGCTCGCAGGACCGCGAAGAGCGCGACTCCGAGACCCGTGGTCGCGACCGCGACCGCGCGCCCCGTCAGGCGGAGCTCATCACCGAGCCGCAGCGCATCAAGGGCTCGACGCGTCTCGAGGCGAAGAAGCAGCGTCGCCGCGACGGCCGCGACGCCGGGCGCCGCCGCACCGTCATCACCGAGGCCGAGTTCCTCGCCCGTCGCGAGAGCGTCGACCGCAAGATGATCGTCCGCTCGTCGGGCGACCGCATCGAGATCGGCGTGATGGAGGACGGCACCCTGGCCGAGCACTACGTCGCCAAGGCGCAGAACGTGTCGCTCATCGGCAACGTCTACCTCGGTCGCGTGCAGAACGTGCTGCCCAGCATGGAAGCCGCCTTCGTCGACATCGGACGTGGCCGCAACGCCGTCCTCTACTCGGGCGAGGTCGACTGGGACTCCCTGACGACGGGCAACCAGCCCCGTCGCATCGAGCTGGCCCTCAAGCCCGGCGACCGCGTGCTCGTCCAGGTCACGAAGGACCCGGTCGGACACAAGGGCGCTCGTCTCACGAGCCAGATCTCGCTGCCGGGCCGCTACCTCGTCTACGTGCCCAACGGCTCGATGAACGGCATCAGCCGCAAGCTGCCCGACACCGAGCGTGCGCGTCTCAAGAAGATCCTCAAAGAGGCCCTGCCCGAGAACACCGGCGTCATCGTGCGCACGGCGGCCGAGGGTGCGACCGAAGAGCAGCTGACCCTCGACGTCAAGCGCCTCACGAACCAGTGGGCCGACATCGAGAAGAAGGTCGCGGCGGGCAACGCCCCGAACCAGCTGCACTCCGAGCCCGACCTGCTGATCAAGATCGTGCGCGACGTCTTCAACGAGGACTTCCACGAGATGGTCATCGACGGTGACGAGGCGTTCGACACGCTGCAGTCCTACCTGTCGGCCGTGGCCCCCGACCTCATGGACCGCGTCAAGCGCTACGAGGGCGACAAGGACGCGTTCGACGAGTACCGCCTCAACGAGCAGATCGAGAAGGCCCTCGACCGCAAGGTCTGGCTGCCCTCGGGCGGCTCGCTCGTCATCGACCGCACCGAGGCGATGACCGTCGTCGACGTCAACACCGGCAAGTTCGTCGGCTCGGGCGGCAACCTCGAAGAGACGGTCACCAAGAACAACCTCGAGGCCGCCGAAGAGATCGTCCGTCAGCTGCGTCTGCGCGACATCGGCGGCATCATCGTCGTCGACTTCATCGACATGGTGCTCGAGTCCAACCGCGACCTCGTGCTGCGTCGCCTGGTCGAGTGCCTCAGCCGTGACCGCACCAAGCACCAGGTCGCCGAGGTCACGTCGCTCGGGCTCGTCCAGATGACGCGCAAGAAGCTGGGCCTCGGCCTGGCCGAGTCGTTCTCCGAGGCCGGCAGCGCCGCGCGCGTCCAGGAGCAGCAGCCCCGCAAGGGCGGCCAGCAGGGCGATCGCCGACGGGGCGGCCAGGCCGGCGGGTCCGGCAAGTCGGGCGGCAACGGCCACAACACGGGCGCCGGTGCGGGCACCGCTCCGCAGTCCGGTCGTGGCGGCCCCTCGGCGCCGACCGGTGGGGCGCACCCCACGACGGGCACCCACGCCATCACCGACGACGTGAAGAACGCCCTCTCGCGCATCGCGGCGAGCACCATCGCCCACGCCGAAGAAGGCGGCGTCAAGGACGACGACGCGGCCAGCCAGGCCGCGGCGGCCGTCGAGGCCGCCATCGACGCCGCAGCGGCGGGCGCCACGAAGGCCGAGCCGGCTGCCGAGACCACCGGTGACACCACGGACGACGGCCGTCGCGGTCGTTCGGGACGCAAGGGTCGCCGTGGTTCGTCCCGCGCCGCCCGCGAGGCAGGCGAGACCACCGACGAGTCGGCACGCGCCGAGTCGGCACCCGCCGAGTCGACGACCACCGACTCGAGCGCCGGCGTGATCGAGATCCCCGCGGCGGCTCCGGCCGAGCGGTCGGCCCCGGCCGCTGCCGAGGCCGCACCCGTCGACGAACCCACGGAGGCGCCGGTCGCGAAGACCACGGAGCGTCGCCGCTCGTCGGCCACGGTCTCGACCCCGGACGCCACGGTCGCGATCCTCGACATCCCCGTGGCGACCACGCGTCGCGAGCCTCGTCGCATCAGCAGCCAGGACGCCGAGCAGCTGCTCGACTCGGTGCTGGGTGCGTTGCCCGAGCCGAAGCAGCCCGGACAGGGGCGTTCGCGTTCGCGCCGCGCCTCCAGCCAGGGCACGACCGCGGCGGCTCCGGCCGAGCCGACGGCGTCCGGCGAGTCCGGTCCGTTCATCCTGGGCGTGGGGGTCAGCTCCGACGATCTGTGA
- a CDS encoding vitamin K epoxide reductase family protein — MTVETPRAVTLPTGRTPFVAAVLLIVAGLGGLVGAFALTLDKFRLLENPGAALGCDVNPFVGCSPVINSWQASLFGFPNPILGLIGFAAPVAVGLGLLAGARFARWFWLAFNLGLLLAWVFVTWLFTQTVFVIGALCPWCMLVWLFTIPLFWVFTVWGAARGVTVPEGPLQRAAARFLPYSWVLPVLNYIVVATTIVVVFPLLLPTLFG; from the coding sequence GTGACCGTCGAGACGCCTCGGGCCGTGACCCTGCCCACCGGCCGCACCCCGTTCGTCGCGGCCGTGCTGCTCATCGTCGCCGGTCTCGGCGGCCTCGTGGGCGCCTTCGCCCTCACCCTCGACAAGTTCAGGCTGCTCGAGAACCCGGGCGCGGCGCTCGGCTGCGACGTCAACCCGTTCGTGGGCTGCTCGCCGGTCATCAACAGCTGGCAGGCCTCGCTCTTCGGCTTCCCCAACCCGATCCTCGGCCTGATCGGCTTCGCCGCCCCCGTGGCGGTGGGCCTCGGCCTCCTCGCCGGCGCCCGCTTCGCCCGGTGGTTCTGGCTGGCGTTCAACCTCGGGCTGCTGCTCGCCTGGGTCTTCGTCACCTGGCTCTTCACGCAGACGGTGTTCGTCATCGGTGCGCTCTGCCCGTGGTGCATGCTCGTCTGGCTCTTCACCATCCCGCTGTTCTGGGTGTTCACGGTGTGGGGCGCCGCTCGGGGCGTCACCGTCCCCGAGGGGCCGCTCCAGCGGGCGGCGGCACGGTTCCTCCCCTACTCGTGGGTGCTGCCGGTGCTGAACTACATCGTCGTCGCCACGACCATCGTCGTCGTGTTCCCGCTGCTGCTGCCGACGCTGTTCGGGTGA